The Acidimicrobiales bacterium genome has a window encoding:
- a CDS encoding class I SAM-dependent methyltransferase, producing MRHDAGPTIARDNRFARRLFSPLPARYDRLEAWLSLGQNARWRRAMVDRVVDGPPGLVLDVATGTAGVALQITARTGARVVGIDLTEAMLRVGKDSVARAGAGAAVQLLAGRAEQLPFADGVFDALTFTYLLRYVEDPAATLRELARVVKPGGAVANLEFLVPRGRFWRFWWWGYTRLVLPLAGAAAGGRPWFEVGRFLGPDISAHYRRYPLEWTVRAWQDAGLTDVGVRPMSLGGGLVMWGRRAGG from the coding sequence GTGCGGCACGACGCGGGCCCGACGATCGCTCGGGACAACCGGTTCGCCCGGCGGCTGTTCTCGCCGCTCCCCGCCCGCTACGACCGCCTGGAGGCGTGGCTGTCGCTGGGACAGAACGCCCGGTGGCGCCGCGCCATGGTCGACCGGGTGGTCGACGGCCCGCCGGGCCTGGTGCTCGACGTGGCCACGGGGACCGCTGGGGTGGCCCTGCAGATCACCGCCCGCACGGGCGCCCGCGTCGTCGGGATCGACCTCACCGAGGCCATGCTGCGCGTCGGGAAGGACAGCGTGGCCCGGGCCGGCGCCGGTGCGGCCGTGCAGTTGCTGGCGGGCCGGGCCGAGCAGCTCCCCTTCGCCGACGGCGTTTTCGACGCCCTGACCTTCACCTACCTGCTGCGGTACGTTGAGGACCCCGCCGCCACCCTGCGGGAGCTGGCCCGGGTGGTCAAGCCCGGCGGGGCCGTCGCCAACCTCGAATTCCTGGTCCCCCGCGGCCGCTTCTGGCGCTTCTGGTGGTGGGGGTACACGCGCCTGGTCCTCCCGCTCGCCGGGGCCGCCGCGGGCGGGCGCCCCTGGTTCGAGGTGGGGCGCTTCCTCGGCCCCGACATCTCGGCCCACTACCGGCGCTACCCCCTCGAGTGGACGGTGCGCGCCTGGCAGGACGCCGGGCTCACCGACGTGGGGGTGCGGCCCATGAGCCTGGGCGGCGGCCTGGTCATGTGGGGGCGGCGCGCCGGTGGCTGA